ATGCTGTGCCTCTGAATGCCTTGACATCCGCCGCAACACAGAGCTTGGGTGGAGGATCCACGTTCAATAGCACGATCGTATCATTGGCAAAAGCCTGATTGTTTGAGACTTGCTCTCTGTCTGTGTACGGTTCGTTATGCAATAATTGCTTCTCTCTCGAAGAGTTTCGCTCCAATGATGAGAAATACTATTGTGAACACAAGCAGGTACAACACGTTCCCCATCAGACTTATTGGATTCGCAACGCCTGATAGTACACCATTCAGAAACACGATTGCATGACTGAATGGGATCAGCATGATTACTACGCCAAAGGCACCACCATATTGCAGGATACTACCGGTGAATCCAAGGATACCAATGACCATAGTTGGCACAAGCATCACGAGATTGTTAACGGACTCAGCAGTTGCCTGATCTTTGGCAAGGCAGGAGATGACCACACCGATACCTATCGCGCAGAGCAGCACGAGGAACTGGCAGAAGAATATGAGTGGAAGCGTGGCCGGATTCACAGTATAGAGATTGATGAAGTAGTCTGCAACATCCGGAGGAAGTGGGGCCGCACGAAGAACAATTGAGACGTTGTATATCAGAATCCCAACGATTGTGAAGACGGAATAAATCATCGTCAATAGTAGCCCTGCGGCCAGCTTTGAGGCCAGTATCTTGACCCTACTGATCGGGACCACAAGAAGTGCCTCAAGAGTATGTTTCTCTCTCTCGCCTGCAAAAGACGAACTCACGTAGGGTGCAGGTGCCAAGACGGAGGTGAGCATGACGAGAAATATTGCCAGTTGGTGGCCATATGTCGCCTCTGGTGCCACCGTGTACCAGTTCACTTGCAGATCACGGATGATAATGAACTTGTCAATGATCTGTTTTGCAAAGGCATCAATCCTCTGAGCAGCAGCAGTAGCCCTGAA
This Candidatus Thorarchaeota archaeon DNA region includes the following protein-coding sequences:
- a CDS encoding ABC transporter permease, with the translated sequence MKKRKRRDKKTIWLFRKEVKSVLRSRWLLLGFIISPLFAWLFQGAFLSFIVAQTTTEPETVYITLEDDGIWGTTLYNAIHSHTDELLIDPLVNVTRSYGEGLVANKTVSVWVLIPANFTQQLEETNRSTLVIWVNTGNFRATAAAQRIDAFAKQIIDKFIIIRDLQVNWYTVAPEATYGHQLAIFLVMLTSVLAPAPYVSSSFAGEREKHTLEALLVVPISRVKILASKLAAGLLLTMIYSVFTIVGILIYNVSIVLRAAPLPPDVADYFINLYTVNPATLPLIFFCQFLVLLCAIGIGVVISCLAKDQATAESVNNLVMLVPTMVIGILGFTGSILQYGGAFGVVIMLIPFSHAIVFLNGVLSGVANPISLMGNVLYLLVFTIVFLIIGAKLFEREAIIA